Below is a window of Streptomyces genisteinicus DNA.
GACCGGCGCGCAGTACGGCGTCGCCGTCGTCCACTGGTACTGGATCGGCGCCATCCCCGCGATGGTCTTCCTCGGCCTCGTGATGATGCCGTTCTACTACGGCTCCAAGGTCCGCTCGGTCCCCGAGTTCCTGCTCCAGCGCTTCGACAGGTCCGCACACCTGCTCAGCTCGGTGCTCTTCGCGTTCGCCGCGATCCTCATCGCCGGCGTCAACCTCTACGCGCTGTCCATCGTGGTCGAGGCGCTCCTCGGCTGGCCGCAGTGGGTGTCGATCGTCGTCGCGGGCGCCTTCGTCCTCGCGTACATCACCATCGGCGGCCTCTCCTCGGCCATCTACAACGAGGTGCTCCAGTTCTTCGTCATCCTCGCCGCGCTGCTTCCGCTGACCTTCCTCGGCCTCAAGCGCGTCGGCGGCTGGGACGGGCTGACCGGCTCGCTGGAGAGCAGCCACGGACCCGAGTTCCTGACCGCCTGGGGCGGCACCGGCATCGGTGACCCCAACCCCCTGGGCGCCAACTGGCTCACCATCGTCCTCGGCCTCGGCTTCGTGCTCTCCTTCGGCTACTGGACGACCAACTTCGCCGAGGTGCAGCGCGCCCTGTCCGCGAAGAACCTGTCCGCCGCCAAGCGCACCCCGCTGATCGCCGCGTTCCCGAAGATCTTCATCGTCTTCCTGGTGATGATCCCCGGCCTCGTCGCCGCCGTCGTCGTCCCGAAGATCGGCACCGCCGGCTCCGACCTCACCTACAACGACGCCATCCCGCTGCTGATGCAGGAACTGCTGCCCAACGGCGTCCTCGGCATCGCCGTGACGGGTCTGCTCGCCGCCTTCATGGCCGGCATGGCGGCCAACGTCTCGTCCTTCAACACCGTCTTCACGTACGACATCTGGGCCAAGTACGTGAAGACCGGCCGCGACGACGCCTACTACCTGCGCTTCGGCCGGCTGATCACCGCGATCGGCGTGCTGTGCTCCATCGGCACCGCGTTCCTGGCGTCCAGTTTCAGCAACATCATGGGCTACCTCCAGACGCTGTTCTCCTTCTTCAACGTGCCGATGTTCGTGGTCTTCATCATCGGCATGTTCTGGAAGCGGGCCTCGATGAAGTCCGGCGTCTGGGGCCTCCTCGCCGGCACCACCGCGGCGATGGTGAACTACTTCGTCGTCTACAAGCAGGGCATCGTCGACATCCCCTCGGAGCAGGGCGCCAACTTCGTCTCGGCGATCGTCGGCTTCGTCGCGGGCGCGGTCGTGATGGTCGTCGTCACCCTCTTCACGGCCCCCAAGCCGGAGGCCGAACTCGCCGGCCTGGTCTACGGGACCCGCTCCCCCGGCATGGCCGAGGCGCCCGCCGAGGGCGACGACGCCTGGTACCGCAAGCCCGCGCTGCTGGGCTGGGGCGCGATCGCCATCGCCGCCCTCTGCTACATCCCCTACTCCTTCTGATCCGGTCGGAGGCCGAAGACCATGTCCGAACTGCACCGCGAAGTCTCCGAACTGGAGGGCAGGTCCGCGACCGCGGCACGCCTCTTCGACATCCGCCGCATCATCGGCGGCCTGTTCACCCTCTACGGCGTCATCGTCACGGTCGCCGGCGTGTTCGCGTCCGACGCGGACCTGGAGAAGGCCGAGGGCGTCAACATCAACCTGTGGACCGGACTCGGGATGCTCGCCCTGGGGCTGTTCTTCCTCGCCTGGTTCGCCCTGCGGCCGGGCACCGCCCCCGAGCCCGCCGACGGACCCGCCACCGAATCCGCCGACGGCCCCGGCGGCGGGAAGGAGGAGCCGACGGCACCCTGACGGCGGACGCTACGGCCGGCCGGGCGGCGTACCGAGCGCCGCCCGGTCGAGCAGCCCGGTCCGGGCGGCCAGCGCCGCCGCCTCCAGCCGGGACCCCACCCCCAGCTTCATGAGCACCCGCTGCACATGCGTGCGCGCGGTGCTCGACGCTATCCCCATGCCGGCCG
It encodes the following:
- a CDS encoding sodium:solute symporter family protein; its protein translation is MQHLADGLRLPTNGLDYAILAIYFAVVLGIGFAARASVKTSLDFFLSGRSLPAWVTGLAFVAANLGATEILGMAATGAQYGVAVVHWYWIGAIPAMVFLGLVMMPFYYGSKVRSVPEFLLQRFDRSAHLLSSVLFAFAAILIAGVNLYALSIVVEALLGWPQWVSIVVAGAFVLAYITIGGLSSAIYNEVLQFFVILAALLPLTFLGLKRVGGWDGLTGSLESSHGPEFLTAWGGTGIGDPNPLGANWLTIVLGLGFVLSFGYWTTNFAEVQRALSAKNLSAAKRTPLIAAFPKIFIVFLVMIPGLVAAVVVPKIGTAGSDLTYNDAIPLLMQELLPNGVLGIAVTGLLAAFMAGMAANVSSFNTVFTYDIWAKYVKTGRDDAYYLRFGRLITAIGVLCSIGTAFLASSFSNIMGYLQTLFSFFNVPMFVVFIIGMFWKRASMKSGVWGLLAGTTAAMVNYFVVYKQGIVDIPSEQGANFVSAIVGFVAGAVVMVVVTLFTAPKPEAELAGLVYGTRSPGMAEAPAEGDDAWYRKPALLGWGAIAIAALCYIPYSF